From a single Rhodococcus qingshengii JCM 15477 genomic region:
- a CDS encoding PQQ-binding-like beta-propeller repeat protein yields the protein MRRVLRSSVMVSTAIAAALIAGCGSDDGRVDRYASAGWPAMHADARNSDTSPVTGSRDVEFAWSRPLGGPVAAYASVAANGQSFVTARTENGCNLFSFQMDTGRKKWCARLNDGVVASTPIVDTATNVYVGESGAMMSFTETGQLRWRTLVVGTPLSSQFTGDGNLLFITQLGQINVLNPQTGAKVVPSFDLIPPPSIDQGANAELIPDNKGLSECFLGTSGCPVANTPAVDLGTGKFYFTFYGPSSRAADLVAMKYTGGDNPSITREWSTDALPGGTASSPDLSKDGKTVYATDNNGSLWAVNAETGDTRWSYDIGFNSAGSASTSDDGLIIPAGGDKGHLLAVRDEGDHAELAWERKDLLQLGVPAQTAGNTGYTVVREGENGLSLITFDTETGETVDQDTLPGAVGFTVGTSIGPKGEVLTPSAIGELFVFK from the coding sequence ATGCGGCGGGTCCTACGGTCGTCCGTGATGGTGTCGACGGCGATCGCTGCGGCCCTGATCGCCGGTTGCGGCAGCGACGACGGACGGGTGGACCGGTACGCGTCGGCGGGTTGGCCGGCCATGCATGCCGACGCCCGCAACAGCGACACGAGCCCGGTCACCGGATCACGCGATGTCGAGTTCGCATGGTCACGCCCTCTCGGCGGTCCGGTTGCCGCGTACGCCTCGGTGGCCGCGAACGGTCAGAGCTTCGTCACCGCGCGCACCGAGAACGGCTGCAATCTCTTCTCGTTCCAGATGGATACGGGTCGCAAGAAGTGGTGCGCTCGACTCAACGACGGAGTAGTCGCGTCCACACCCATCGTCGACACGGCCACCAATGTCTACGTCGGCGAGAGCGGCGCGATGATGTCCTTCACCGAGACTGGTCAATTGCGTTGGCGCACGCTCGTTGTGGGCACTCCTCTCTCGTCACAGTTCACCGGCGACGGAAACCTGTTGTTCATCACCCAATTGGGTCAGATCAACGTGCTCAACCCGCAGACCGGCGCAAAAGTGGTTCCGTCGTTCGACCTGATCCCGCCGCCGTCGATCGACCAGGGCGCGAATGCAGAACTCATTCCCGACAACAAGGGTTTGAGCGAGTGCTTCCTCGGCACGTCCGGCTGCCCGGTGGCCAATACCCCGGCAGTGGACCTGGGCACCGGCAAGTTCTACTTCACCTTCTACGGACCCAGTTCTCGGGCAGCCGATCTGGTCGCCATGAAGTACACGGGCGGCGACAATCCGTCCATCACCCGCGAGTGGTCCACCGACGCGCTTCCCGGTGGAACGGCGTCGAGCCCGGACCTGTCGAAGGACGGCAAGACCGTCTACGCCACCGACAACAACGGATCTCTCTGGGCAGTGAACGCCGAAACCGGTGACACCAGGTGGAGTTACGACATCGGCTTCAACTCGGCCGGTAGTGCCTCGACGTCCGACGACGGTTTGATCATTCCCGCCGGCGGCGACAAGGGCCACCTCCTTGCCGTGCGCGACGAGGGAGATCACGCCGAACTGGCCTGGGAACGTAAAGACCTTCTGCAACTGGGCGTTCCGGCGCAGACCGCCGGCAACACCGGATACACCGTCGTACGCGAGGGTGAGAACGGACTGAGCCTGATCACCTTCGACACCGAAACCGGTGAGACGGTGGATCAGGACACGTTGCCGGGAGCAGTCGGCTTCACCGTCGGCACCTCGATCGGCCCCAAGGGCGAAGTGTTGACGCCCAGCGCAATCGGTGAACTGTTCGTCTTCAAGTGA
- a CDS encoding THUMP-like domain-containing protein, with translation MGYDFTLGDVDYLGSDSGVAALAEVDQLELSTRTRLADIGRTRTRFGDHMPALVDTVLLRRKAVTKLPGSDQWLFTDDAMQQATPGVVAAHRAQRLIGRDVHDVTCSIGAELHALTGVAHRVIGSDIDSVRLAMAQRNVPSAALLRADALRPTTRDTVVLADPARRSGGRRTHDPAALMPPLPDLIEAYSGRDLAVKCAPGLDFDNLGWDGEVEVVSLDGGVKEACLWSTGLAESGVTRRASVLRSDGSGWAITDAEDDVIPEQAPGEWIIDPDGAVVRAGLVRHYAARHGLWQLDPRIAYLTGDSVPEGVRGFRILEQIKYSEKLLKQTLSKRDCGVAEILVRGVDVDPAVLRPRLKLKGSLALSVVIVRIGRSASAFICEASR, from the coding sequence TTGGGTTATGACTTCACCCTCGGCGACGTCGACTATCTCGGAAGTGATTCCGGCGTAGCTGCCTTGGCCGAGGTGGATCAGCTCGAACTGTCCACGCGTACGCGTCTGGCCGACATCGGCCGGACGCGTACGCGTTTCGGTGATCACATGCCTGCGCTCGTGGACACCGTCCTGCTTCGACGCAAGGCCGTTACGAAACTGCCCGGCAGTGATCAGTGGTTGTTCACGGACGACGCGATGCAGCAGGCCACTCCCGGTGTTGTGGCGGCGCACCGCGCGCAGCGTCTGATCGGGCGCGACGTCCACGACGTGACGTGCTCCATCGGCGCCGAACTGCATGCCTTGACCGGAGTTGCGCATCGCGTGATCGGCAGCGACATCGATTCCGTTCGCCTGGCGATGGCACAGCGCAATGTGCCGAGCGCAGCGTTGCTGCGGGCCGACGCGCTCCGCCCGACGACACGCGACACCGTCGTACTGGCAGACCCCGCACGGCGATCGGGCGGTCGCCGCACTCACGATCCGGCAGCGTTGATGCCACCTCTACCGGACCTCATAGAGGCGTACTCCGGCCGTGATCTCGCGGTGAAGTGTGCTCCCGGACTCGATTTCGACAATCTGGGCTGGGACGGGGAAGTCGAGGTCGTCTCGCTCGACGGCGGCGTCAAGGAAGCCTGCCTGTGGTCGACGGGACTGGCCGAGTCCGGCGTCACGCGCCGAGCTTCGGTGCTTCGCTCCGACGGGAGCGGGTGGGCGATCACCGACGCCGAGGACGACGTGATTCCGGAGCAAGCGCCGGGGGAGTGGATCATCGACCCGGACGGAGCGGTAGTGCGCGCGGGCCTCGTGCGCCACTACGCGGCCAGACACGGCCTCTGGCAGCTCGATCCACGCATCGCTTATCTGACCGGTGACAGCGTCCCTGAGGGAGTTCGCGGATTCCGGATCCTCGAGCAGATCAAGTACTCCGAGAAACTGCTCAAACAGACACTGTCCAAGCGGGACTGCGGTGTGGCCGAAATCCTGGTGCGAGGAGTCGACGTGGACCCGGCAGTGCTGCGTCCACGGCTCAAGCTCAAGGGCTCGCTTGCGCTGAGCGTCGTGATCGTACGGATCGGGCGATCGGCGTCGGCCTTCATCTGTGAGGCATCCCGCTAG
- a CDS encoding acyltransferase: protein MTSMWGAPLRTRWRGSRRGDSDQAKFLTVDSLKWVLANKAYTPWYLVRYYRLAKFKMANPHVILRGMVFLGKNVEIHSTPDLSRLEIGRWVHIGDGNAIRCHEGSLRIGDKVVFGKDNVVNTYLDIEIGASTLVADWCYICDFDHRMDDINTPIKDQGIVKGPVRIGPDTWVAAKVTVLRNTRVGRGCVLGAHAVVKGDIPDYSIAVGSPAKAVKNRKSDWEAGAADRAKYIAALEDIARKKAAADAADASSTS, encoded by the coding sequence ATGACGAGCATGTGGGGCGCACCGTTGCGCACTCGATGGCGGGGATCACGCCGAGGCGACAGCGATCAGGCCAAGTTCTTGACGGTCGATTCCCTCAAATGGGTTCTGGCGAACAAGGCGTACACACCCTGGTATCTGGTGCGGTACTACCGTCTCGCCAAGTTCAAGATGGCCAACCCGCACGTGATCCTGCGCGGCATGGTGTTCCTCGGCAAGAACGTCGAAATCCATTCCACCCCCGACCTGTCCCGCCTCGAGATCGGGCGCTGGGTGCACATCGGTGACGGCAACGCGATCCGCTGCCACGAAGGCTCGCTGCGCATCGGCGACAAGGTCGTCTTCGGCAAGGACAACGTCGTCAACACGTACCTCGACATCGAAATCGGTGCGTCGACGCTCGTAGCCGACTGGTGCTACATCTGCGACTTCGACCACCGCATGGACGACATCAACACCCCGATCAAGGACCAGGGCATCGTCAAGGGCCCCGTCCGTATCGGCCCGGACACGTGGGTGGCAGCGAAGGTCACCGTGCTGCGAAATACCCGCGTCGGACGCGGTTGTGTCCTCGGGGCGCACGCCGTCGTCAAAGGCGACATCCCGGACTACAGCATCGCGGTCGGCTCGCCCGCGAAGGCGGTCAAGAACCGCAAGTCCGATTGGGAAGCCGGCGCTGCCGATCGTGCAAAGTACATCGCGGCGCTCGAGGACATCGCACGCAAGAAGGCTGCTGCGGACGCTGCCGACGCGTCGTCGACGTCGTAG